A stretch of DNA from Cannabis sativa cultivar Pink pepper isolate KNU-18-1 chromosome X, ASM2916894v1, whole genome shotgun sequence:
CGTGCAACAGCATTCACTGCCACCTTTATCAACACTAACTCCCTTTCAGCAAAGGGTAGGTGGGTAAGATCCTGGACCTGAACGACGAATGCAACTCATTAATTAATCGGTGGCCCCTGCTAAACACTATTGTCAACTACAATTTTTCAGCTAGGTGAAGAACAATAACAGCAACACATAAGGAACAATCTAAAGACTATTTTTCTAATCCCGATAAAATCAACAACCATGCTAAGAATCCTATATAAAATTATAGAAACTAACTTGTACCAGGTATGTTAACTCGTATGAACCAAAGCAATCTTTTAGAAAGCTAAGATTCTTACCTCATGAAGATCAATAAGCTTAGAAAGCTGCTGCAATAGCTTACTAATTGATTCATCTGTACCAGGAACAACTGTAGTAATTCGAGAGAGGCCCTCACTTTCTGCATGGCCGACAGCTAAACTCTGGTTGAAAAAAAGCATCAAGGTATTAAAAGGAGCACATGTGATAAAAATAGAAGAAACATGATGGACATAGCATACATACAGAGCCAAAGAAAACTACCTGAATGTTATAGCCTCTTCGAGCAAAAACCCCTGTAACAATGTAAAGAACTCCAGGAACATCATTGACAAGCATGGACAGAGTATGTGATCTAAAACCACTTGtctgaaattaagaacaaatcaCAATTCctcttacaaaaaataaatacatcatATCTAGCAAATTGAGCAAGAAACTCTCTAGTCTGTCATGGTTAAACTTCCGCACACAGGAAAAATAAATGCCCTGAAGATAGTTAGGGAAGTTGAGTATGTTGACAACATAACAACAGTGTTTCCTATGCTTTATAATAGTGATAATTACTAACGACTTATGATTGCACACTACAcatatcttttttaaaataccCTATATCAATGCTGGTGACAATTCTTACATCTTCATCATTGAGAACACCCCAGTGAGCATCAAGAACATGATTGAACGTAGAGACATCATATGACTCCACAGGATAAACATCACCCTTTATGAACAAAGAGATATAGAAGAGTTAATGAATCTATTGGAAAAAGGGAAAGAAAGAATTAAACAGAAAAAAAGACGAGACATTTCAGATTAAATATTAACTACTATTGCATACCCCAACAGACTTATCAGATTCACTTTTGATTGATCTACTTTCAATCCCTGCAAGAGCATCAACAGGAGTTGTTCCTTCAAGATCTGGATATGAAGCTGCTGAGTATCGCCAAAATGGAGCTGAAGCGCCCAACTTTTCCCTCCTCAAGGCGATCTAATAAAGAAAGAATTTCATAAATTTAGAGATTAACTTTGTTTTTTCACAACAAAGTCAAAGACAACTACTCAAAAACATTATTAAGTATTTTATACACGTTTTATACTTCCAAACCTTTCCAGTTCTGGCAACTTCTTTGATTCCAAACTTGCTTAAATTTCTTTGCAATGCAACCATCTTTCCTGGATCTCCAGTCACCTGGAGATCATAAGAGAACAATACCATAACTGTAATTAAAAGTGAAATTCTAAATACAGTCAAGAGCTTTTGATAATTCAAATTCATCATGAAATGTCATAAAATATCACAAGTCATTATAATTTGCTTGTTATTGttcatttaaataaaataaaataggaaaacCTATTACAAAGGGGTACCCTTGGTGTCCTGATAATTACCTCAATAGTTAATGAGTGTTCTGATATATCCACAATTTTTGCTCTGAATGTGTCTACTAACCACATAATCTGAAAATTtgtaaaaacccaaaaaatcttCAACTCAGCTCAAAATCACTAGAAAGTAGAAAGATTCTCATAGTCTTATAGTTATAGTCAAATTCGAAGTACCTCAGCACGGTAAGATGGATCAGCACTGACTTTAATAAGCATGAGTTCACGTTCCACCTGAGGCTCATTAGAAATATCGTCAACCTGTTCACCGAAGAATCATAATTGACATTGTTATACACATATAGATTCAAACAAATACATAAAACTTGACTCTAAATCTTATGAATCCAGTAACAATATAGGTTCAGGAAGTCAGTGATGATTTAGGGGTAATAGATTATAGATTAGAGATAGAACCTTCAAGACATTGACAAGCTTATTAAGCTGTTCAATGACTTGTTGCAAGACCCTTTCAGTGCCAGAGACAACTATTGTGAAGAGAGCCCTGTCTATGTTCAGACCAACTGCTAGGGACTCTATGTTGTATCCTCTCCTCGCAAAAACTCCCGCAATCCTGTTAATCATTCCACTCTCGTCCCCAACGAACACTGATATCGTATGCCTTCTCACTCTGGGCAGTAAAGCAAACATCGAAATTAACGAAAAATGGTCACAATCTAAACACAGATATACCATATGAAATAAATAAGATAGCAACAATAGACCTACTTTGATAGAGTTGTTGACGCAGACGAAGGAAGGGAGCCGTTGACTGGTAAAGCGGCATCGGCAATCTTGGGGTCGATGGCTCTTGCAGAGAAGGTGAGTTTATGGTGGCCATGGAAAGATgaggaagaagagaagaagaaagcgGCGGTTTTCGGTAGGGGAAGAAGATGATCCGATGCAGAAGAAGGTCTGGGATTGTGAAAAGTTGAGAGTGAGGCTGAGCCTGAGGCGGAGACCGATATAGCCGCCATGAAAGGAAGGAGATGAGAGTGAGTGATTGATTTATGATGTTCTGTCTGTTCTGTATAATATCGTACGTTGAAATGAAACTTTGTATTGCTCCCTACTCCTGAAGTAgtttgattttatatttttttcaatactcATTTTTGGAAAATACATATGTCCTACATTTAAAAGAGCCATACTCAACTTTCAGCATGATGACGAAAAGGTTTTATCCAATTTCTTTCAAGCCCAAGCTACTTTATTGCAAAAGCTTAAACAATTTTGGTGCTTGGACCTATATGAGATTAGTAATATTAGAGGTGACATTGGGATCATGCCGACCTCTAAAATTAACGCTAGAACTACTCCATCCAAGAAAAGAAAGTTATTTGATGGCTCTTCCTCTGTTTGCTTTAGACCTCTTAAGATACCACGACAACACCCGGGGGTGATTCGAGAATTTCCTTAGGATACACCTAGCCAGGAACATGCTACTAAGGTTGCGGTGGAAGAATCATCAGATGACAACTCGATCTCGATCAACCAATCTGATGAGCTGCTTGATGGGAGTTCCAAAGGAAGAAACGATTTATTGGAACGACCTTTGGTTGGCACTTTTCTGATTGGCGGCTCTGGCTCTCTCGGGTCGGCTCACTCTCATACCCCTGTGGAGGAGATGGTCATCACTCCTCCACAGGAGCCATGAGAGGCGTTGCTTGGAACTGTAGAGGGTTAAGGCAGACCTCTACAGTTCGTGAGTTGAAGTCCCTGATTCGGTCGCACTCCCCAGACTTTATTTTTCTGACCGAGCTCAAAGTTAATACTACTTCTTTGGTACGTACACTTAACTCCCTTCACTTTTACTTTAATATCCTTGTGCCGGCTGTTGGGAGTGTAGGGGGTATTATTCTGTCTTGGAAGGTCGATTTTGTGTTTGAATGTGTTGCTTGTTCTAAAAATCATATTTCGGGGCTCGTCTACTCGGATCCCCCGACCCACCCTTGGTTATTGTCTTGTGTGTATGGTCCACCCTATTCTAATGCTCAGAAGGCTTTCTGGGAGGAGTTCATGAATTTAGGGGATAGGTTTGGTGGGTCGTGGCTTATACTGGGTGATACTAATTTTGTGCTAAGTGAATCGGAAAGAGCTGACTCTAAGGGCAGGGATCCCTTCATCCCGTTTATCTCTAATTTGGTAAATTCTAGGGGGCTTATCAACATGCCTATTTATGGTGATAAGCTCACCTGGGATAATCACTGGTCTGGGCAGAATCATGTCAAATTTGCGCTTGACAAAGGATTAGTAAATGGGGCGTGGCTTAGGCTTTTCCCGAAAGCTGCCCTTTGCTCCTCTCTGACTTGCAACTTTGACCATAGACCTCTTTTATCCTCTCTAGCGGTCaggaagaaaaatttaaaagaagttTTAAGTTTGAAGCAGGTTGGACTAGGGATGAAAGAAGCAAGTTGGTGGTTGACTATGCCTGGAAGTCGGTTATTCACTCTTGGGCCCCCGCTAGGATTTTCAAGAAG
This window harbors:
- the LOC115718543 gene encoding acetolactate synthase small subunit 1, chloroplastic, encoding MAAISVSASGSASLSTFHNPRPSSASDHLLPLPKTAAFFFSSSSSFHGHHKLTFSARAIDPKIADAALPVNGSLPSSASTTLSKVRRHTISVFVGDESGMINRIAGVFARRGYNIESLAVGLNIDRALFTIVVSGTERVLQQVIEQLNKLVNVLKVDDISNEPQVERELMLIKVSADPSYRAEIMWLVDTFRAKIVDISEHSLTIEVTGDPGKMVALQRNLSKFGIKEVARTGKIALRREKLGASAPFWRYSAASYPDLEGTTPVDALAGIESRSIKSESDKSVGGDVYPVESYDVSTFNHVLDAHWGVLNDEDTSGFRSHTLSMLVNDVPGVLYIVTGVFARRGYNIQSLAVGHAESEGLSRITTVVPGTDESISKLLQQLSKLIDLHEVQDLTHLPFAERELVLIKVAVNAVARRDVLDIANIFRAKAVDVSDHTITLELTGDLNKMVALQRLLEPYGICEVARTGRIALVRESGVDSKHLRGFSYPV